A segment of the Stigmatopora nigra isolate UIUO_SnigA chromosome 15, RoL_Snig_1.1, whole genome shotgun sequence genome:
tttggaatgtgggtggaaaccggagtacccagagaaaacccttgcaggcccgaggagaacatgtaaactccacacaggtggaccgacctggattttaacccaggaccccagagctgtgaggccgacgcgctaaccactcaagccgccgaGCCGCCGGTGTATGAACAGTAATCCGGATTTATATGTCCCAGAAGGCGCCCCATGAAAACAGGCTCCAATTTGTTTGATTCTTGATGAAGTCTTTTTAATCTCGTAATTTTTTGGTCGATTAGTTAAAGTCACCATATTGTTTAGTGCTTTGTGGTATTCATGCTGGTAATGTTGTGGTtcattcgcctgactttggtgcaagCAAGAGTGCTTACTTGGCAATATGGTGGTGCATGGTAATGGTTACAAACTTAAGAAATCAGAATATGAGTTTCTGTTAATAGCACAGAGATTCACAATCCACTTGTTCTCAGCTTGTGCCCTTTTTTTCTCCGCATTTATCAAGAAAGAGATTTTATCTACAATTTATAACACATTTATTAAAATGACCTTACAGCATCTTCAACTCACTGCTTGCTATTaacaacaatagacatccaattaatcTTAACTAACAGCAGCTTTGAATGCTCAtgtttgagtgccattgacagcactcgATGTCCAATTCAATATAAAGAAACTCCGACATACACAGTGTAAAAGCAGTAACAACAAACTTCTATTCAGCGGTTTATGGCTGTCAGCTGGCTATGTATTTTCACATGCCAAGTTATGTCTAGTGGCTATTCATCCGAGATAACAGGAGCCATTAGGATCAGACCACTGGGGACCACATTCTTTTGGAACTGCTAACACAGATGAGCCCGAGTCAAGCTGAAGGACCCAATCAGCTGCTGCTCTCTTTGTAAACAAATGTGCATCAGATGACAGGGCAGTATTCACAATTTAAAAACCATCTGAAAAACATCAGTGTGAAAATTACTTAACAAATGATATGAACTATATTCATTTGTGACCTATAATggtatataaaatattatattgttttataaatatttagagATTACCAGGtggcgtgagtggttagtgtgtcagcctcacagctctaggggcctgggttcgaatccagatcacatccacctgtgtggagtttatttgttcttcccgggcctatgtgggtttcctctggatactctggttttctcccacatcccaaaaacattcatgttaggctgatttgatactctaaattgtccttaggtaggtacagttgtggtcaaaagtttacatacacttgtgaagaacataatgtcatggctctcttgaattTCCAGTTACTTCTACAACTGTGTGTGACTGATGACCATCTAGGACAGGGGTACTCAATATGTCAATCGACACCATTGGTAGATTGCTTGAGAGCAATAGTTCATCcagtctgttagcttccttcgGACCTGAACATGTCTTGCTCATACTGCGTCATCGCAATGCCATACCTGtaaacctctgccgataactgcccttataaacgattatgattccccgttcaaagcccccaaaaaacgtacaaacaccgtacgacgcatgtttactcgcagtaactcgtttcttactaggtggctcctccatccttgcttccacgatatttactctatgtatatatacgtatgcgcatgtcatcctttatcgatattgccgtacgtaccgctaaaaaaatacatacgattgaggatcatttttgctggtatactgtgacaatagtaacgatcgatgacagtagcgtcgttggctaccagcctacgagactaacTGGATTTTacccaaaacggtcttgttgtgatcggttttcataaatattggcgattttttttacctttttttttctccgtacAAAAATCGGTGtatggcgtacatgatttgaaatggtaaaaaaaaattataaaatacgtataaaacgtacaaattgacaggtatgcaatgcACCTGCCGTAACCTTTTTTGAACATTCATATCTGACTCATTTAACAATCCTTAGGCTCTGATCAGGACCATAAGTATAGTGCCCGGCTAGCATAAGAAAGTGGTGCTTGCTGCTTGTTAAGTTGTTCCATTGATGTTTAACAGATGAAGTGACTTGTCGCATATATGCTTCATTTCAATGCCCTTTGTTGGTAATGAGATGCGTCTCAGCTGCCCTACTTCTAAACGTGGTACCAATTGAGACCGTTGTCCCAAAATACGAGTGTGAGAGtggatgattgtttgtctcgCACACTGCAATTGGCTCCCAACCAATTGAGGGTGTGTTCCCTTCCttctgcccatagttggctataATAGGCTACAGCGTCCCCGGGAGTTTAAGCGATATGGAATATAAAAGAATAATTGTATCGTTAAGTATAACACATTGCCAATTATTTCCAGAAGCAGACgtcaaatctattttgactgtgaTCGTCGGCAGCAATAAAACAATCGTAACCAGACACTCAAGTCAAATTGGAATCTCACCATCAATGGAAGGGCCACAATTCCTCAATGCAAAACTTCACAGTTGGAATGGATTTGGTTTCTGTGGCAGTGAGTGTCTggcaatggcagtgaatgagttcagGGCTAGAAGCAACACAATAATGATACTTATGATAGGGATACAGCCCAGTGGAAGTGTGGttggcgcgtcggcctcacagttctggattCAATCTCAGATCGGTTTTCACAGTGTGGAATTTTCAAATTCTCCCCAAGATTGTGTGGGTGGGTTTTCTACTAGGTACTCTGTtttcatcccacatcccaaaaacatacatggtcgCTGGTTGAAAACTATAAATTCcccctaggaatgagtgtgagtgtaaatgtttCAACTCAGCCAATCCCCATAgttcgctgggataggctccagtgccccccgcaacccttgtgaggataagcggttcggaaaaatgaatgaatacatcattaggacattgaaaaaaaaacaaaatcaggtGACCCGGGCTCACCTGCAGAAAAATATGTTCACGACATCCCAAAGACAGgtttttcttcatgtttgagtatttttttttatcaagactAGTGTCCGACTCAACATTATCCATTGGCATCTGTGTGCTTGTCTATAGACATGTTTTAAAGCATCTGTGGTTAGATGTTTGAGCAGTAGTAAAAGGTCAGAGAATCACACTGAGTGTGCAGAGAGTGCACAGTGCTGTGTGACATCAGGATATTTTGACATGCCCAACACGCAGCAAgaaaaatatgtgaaatatgGATTGCAAAAACCAAGAATGAACATTATAGCCCATGTAAAAACTAGATTTTTAGCAGTAAAACTCAATTTAGGTTATGCAAACAAATTGCCAAAGTAATTCTTTAAAACTGAATAAATATGATACAACATGGAATAAGTCACATTACAGGTAATGTGTTCCACAGCCAAAATTTGTATGACACCTTTGGATAAAAATGTATGTGGGAACATCTGTTTACCCCCAATATGATGTGATTTCCCTCTTTTTGCCTCTTTTTGACAAGAAAGGTTTAACAACCCCTACATTGTTGTGCCAATCGACACTGATAATACTCTCAGTACACACTGCAGGTTGAAGGACTTAAGGCAGAGATCTGGGACCTTTTTGAACGAGAGAACCAAAAACAACTCTACACTCCCATTGGTGCCTTTTGGACTCACCTCTCTCACCAGCGCGTTACACATTTTAGCTTGCAGGTAAGCCCAGAGCCATATGCAACCATCATAAGTTCCATGTATGGCTtatgagccataggttccctacaccTGACTTAAACTAAACTGGGTATTTCTatgaaagtaaagtaaaaatacttAAGGACATACATTCAGCTTAGAGAGTCGGTGTCAGTTGCTCAACAATGCTACAAAGTGTAGCATGCATTGTGTGTCAGACAAATAAGGTTTCCTGTTTGTCCCGCATTTTTTCGCAAATATTAACTGTTATACCGGCATGTCCCCTAAATGGTTGCCAACTGCTGCTATCTTGTGGGCATCAAGTGAAATGACATGCACGTGTCCCGCTTTTGTTTGTCCCTCATGGAGAACCATAGGGTGGAGCACGCGTCGCCATAGCAACAGAGAGCTTTGGGTACCAAGACAAGCAagctaaatgcatttttttaaactatagtCTTCTCAAAACAGAATTAGGCATACTCATTCCAGCCAGAATGGCTACAAGCAGTCCATCTGTGTTTCTTCTCTCGGTAAACGGACAGATTGAGGGAGCAAATGTGAGTTTATCTTCGTTTTAGCCTGCTGGTAAACACTAGCAGTTAGCATTAACGATGCTTGACATGTGTGAAACATGTTTGTGACCCTGTTGTGCAAATCCAAAAACAGAAttaaccttttttaaatgacgcttttatttttagttccCGTATTATGACAACTTGTACTGCAAATACTGCTTTGTTTACGGCCAGGACTGGATACCCACGACAGTGAGTATACCCCGTCATCTCGAACTATCTTCGCTTAAACAATaactttttggtattttttttgaaaaaatatacatatttttttagtttttttaaaaaaagaaaattgttaatttgtcaattttcctgagagcctatcccagccaaatatGGACACCAGGCAGTGGGCACTTTGAATTGGTTTACAGCAGGGGTGTTCAAACctgtcctcgagggccgctgtgggtgcaggtttttttttgcaaccgaTCCAGCAAAGCCACTTTATCCATTgggatttctgcagaaaacaagtagcacctgactgcaattcactgattgcacttgtcgGACACCAGATTGGCCAAAAGGTATCCTCTTTATGAGTTGGAATGAGAACCTGCGTGGAATAGTTTgggggttttctccaggtactccggtttcctcccacattccaaaaacatgcattgtaagctgattggaaactctaaattgcccataggtttgggtgtgcgtgtgaatggttgtttgtctccttgtgcgctgcgattggctggccatcaattcaaggtgtcccccacctctggccccaaatcagctggaataggctccaacacGCCCCACGACCCAAAtgaaaataaccctaaccctaagtggtgcagaaaatgagatgaaattgtGTTTACATTTTAGGACTTAGAGGTTTTGTGGTGAGCTTGGTTGTTAAATGTTTGGATTTCTGGCATTAAATTGCATTCTAAGTGGTCATAAAAAGGTTATTAAAGATCCTAAAATTTAGCTTGTTGGTATTTGTAAAACCTTGTCTTCTAATTGTTGTACAAATTCGTTTGTCTCATGTGACCAATTTATTTAGAGCCAGTGTGACAGCTAATTATTCCCCAAAATGCACTTGCTCATTTTTGATTGACAATGCCAGATGATTATTTACTATAGTAACTACTCTGCACTATGCTACCttatatcatacctgtcaacttgtacgttttacacatattttatacgttttttttaccatcgaCTTTTGTACAGAGaacattttggtttaaaaaaaatcgccaatatttatgaaaaccgatctcaacaagaccgttttggctaaaatccatatagtctcgtaggctggtagccaacaacgctactgtcatcgatcgttactattgtcacggtataccagcaaaaattatcctcaatcgtatgtattttttttcgcagtgcgtacggcaatatcgataaatgATGACATGCGCaggcgtagatatacatagagtaaatatcgtggaagcaagcatggatgagccacctagtaagaaacgagttaccgcgagtaaacacaCGTTGTACGGTGTTTGTgcggtttttggggggttttaacggggaatcataatcatttataagggctgttatcggcagaggttgacaggtatgttatatTTAGAATTGTTCTTACTAAATTGTCAAGTTTGtaccttcattttttccccacatcgcaaaaacatgcatgttgaaCATTCAAACAAAAAGATTCACCTGTGCTTCTCTGCAGGGTTTGGAGGAAGGCATCACTCAAATAACATGTAAAAGGAAAGAGTCGTCACAAAAACTGATATGGAACTTCCCACTGGATATAACCTTCAAGAGCACAAACCCCTCAGGATGTGCGTATCTCTGTCAAACAGAAATACACagattaatataataatttcaattaatgtgagaaaagaaatgttttcttATAAATCTCATTTGCTCTTTTAACCTAGGGCCCCAACTTGTGTTGAGCGTGTATGGACCAGATATATTAAACAACGATGTGGTCAGAGGTTATGGATCAACCCACATCCCATTGACACCTGGAAAGTCAGTGCTTCCCTTATCAACTCTATGTCTTACTTAACTACTATAATCAGAaagcctgtttttttaaattgtgtggtTTTATATTGCtattagacacacacacacacacctgccacGACACTCAAGACCCGAaacattattcattaattaattttcattaCCACTTAACCTCACAAGGGACGTACCCAAGTCAACATTGGGCACCAGtctagggacaccctgaattagtagcCAACGAATCCCTGTGCACgagcagacagacaaccattcacgctcacactcataccttgaagcaatttagagttttcaaccagcctacatgtgttaatacttaaaaataaaaaagtaatttcCAATACCACTTAACCTGACAAAGTTGGTGGTGTTACTGGACcttatcttattttctgaaccgctataaCCTCACTAGGCttgaagggggtgctggagtctatctcagctgactttgggccagaggcgggggatccCCTGAATTAGTGGACAGCCAATTGCAAtgcaaaaggagacaaacaaccattcacgctcagacttatacttaggggcaattcagagtgtccaatcagcctaccacccTGCATGCCTTTGAAATGTAGGAGGAAATCAGGGGATACCCTTAATTGGTTGCCAGACAACAATAGGACGAACacccattcacgctcacacgcgTCATACCTAGAGTGTccctaaaaaatatttgtatcgAAAATAGATATCACAAGTTCTTTTCGTTTCTAAGGCGCCTAGCAAGTGGTTATTGCATctaattttaaatgtgtaaaacatttttaattctttGCTGGTCCACAGACATACAAGGATCCTTCCGATGTTTGTTCCTGAACCCACATGGAGACTTCAAAAGTTCACAAGGTCAGTCGTTGGGTTAATATTGAATtggatgcttttattgtcattatttgttcatgcattcattttctatgtaATTATCCTCAAGCAAGTTGTAAGGGGAGCTGAATCATATCCCAGCCGACAATGAGCTTTTGGGAGGGTATACTTTGAATTTGATACCAGCAACTCCCAGAGTTCGAAGTATATAAATACCCAAATGGAGTAGAATAAAAATCCTGAAAACTGagaagagaaaaacatttcCCATTGGCTACAATTCCAAAATAGTAAATTTCATGTTTCCATTCATTTCCTTGAATCTTTAAAACTTAGTCTACACCTTGAATTAATTTCTATTTTCTCAATCATTATTGTAATTCTAATTCTTCTGGACCTAATTGTATCTGTGTGCCACAATTGAAGCCCATTTCGTCTAGTTTTTTAGAGAAGATCCTCAGGCGTTCCTGGGCCAGCCAGAAGACATCGTCTCCCCAGCGTGTTTAACTGTCTCGCCGTCTCCATCTAagcttattgtctttttttcagttGGCTCTGGGGACGTCGACCCGAGTACACAGACCCAAAAGTAGTAGCCCAGGGTGAAGGGCGAGAAGGTACGTGTTGAAGGATGGACTGGTTATCAATGTCTATATTTAGGATCTTTACCTATTATT
Coding sequences within it:
- the b9d1 gene encoding B9 domain-containing protein 1, translating into MATSSPSVFLLSVNGQIEGANFPYYDNLYCKYCFVYGQDWIPTTGLEEGITQITCKRKESSQKLIWNFPLDITFKSTNPSGWPQLVLSVYGPDILNNDVVRGYGSTHIPLTPGKHTRILPMFVPEPTWRLQKFTSWLWGRRPEYTDPKVVAQGEGREVTRVCSQGFVTVIFNIITKDIKKLGYDSGPTTSPNTQPCATTSGWSTEEQTN